Part of the Deltaproteobacteria bacterium genome, ATCGCCGCCGTCAGCGTCGTCTTCCCGTGATCTATATGCCCTATCGTCCCCACGTTTACATGCGGCTTCGTCCTCTCAAACTTCTTCTTCGACATCTCTAACCTCCTTGTGACCGTCAAAGCCTCATCGATGGAAACACAAAAAAATTAGATGCGCAACTCCCGTTAATACTAAAATTGGAGCCCACGACCGGGATCGAACCGGTGAACCTCATCCTTACCAAGGATGTGCTCTACCTACTGAGCTACGTGGGCTTACCTTACTTCCGTGGGCAGGTCCTCTCCACGCTCCCATTTCGGAGATCACACGAAACAGTGGTTGTCACCGCGGTATTTTCTCCGTTGTTGAATCCTGATTGGTGGATCCATCGATGAATAGGCGCCTGGACCTGCACCCTCAACCTTCGAAATTATGGAGCGGGAAACGGGACTCGAACCCGCGACC contains:
- a CDS encoding elongation factor Tu; this encodes MSKKKFERTKPHVNVGTIGHIDHGKTTLTAA